The Natrinema sp. DC36 genome includes the window GCCGGCGGTAATCACGACCTCGACGTCGTTCCGGTCGATCAGCCGCGAGACGATCGACTGGACCTTGTCGTAGTCCGAACCGACGTGTTCTCGGACGACGATCTCGTTGCCGTCGTCCTCGAGCGCCTCGTTGATGGTCTCCCCGGCGGCGTCGGCCTCGAGACTGCGATCCGAGGCGATCGTGACGACGCCGGTACAGAGCGTCCCGTCGCCGGGTTCGGTGGCGTCCGAGTCCGTCTCGTTCATACCGCGTCTTCGAAAGCCGGCGGGTAAAAACGTACGTCTCCGGTCATCGTTGCTCGGCGGAAGTCGGCGTCGACGGGCCGTTCGTGTAGTACGTGAAGAGGTCGGTGTAGGTCGGTTCGGCGATCGCGAGCGCCGTTCGACCGATCCCCGATGTGGCCGCGAGTTCGTCGAGTACCCGTCCCGAATCACCCGTAACCGCGTCCTCGTACCGCTCGGGGACGAACCCGCGGATATTTCCGGCCACCGCGAACGGCTCGCCGTCGACGACCGCCCTGAGCGCGCTCGCGTTCGATGCGCCCGTCTCGAGGACGGGGGGAACCGACGCCAGCAGTTCATCAGGCGTTCCGGTGGCGACGATCCGACCGTCCGCGAGGAAGGCGATTCGGTCGGCGATGTCTGCGGTCATCGGTCGGTGGCTTGCGACGACGATCGTCTTTCCCGCGGCCTGTTTCTCGCGGAACAGCTGGTGGACCGCCGGGATCGTCGCGAGATCGAGCGCCGCGGTCGGCTCGTCGAACAGGTACAGCGGGACGTCGATGCTGGCGGCGATGGCGAGTTCGAGTTTCCGTACCATTCCGCCGGAGTAGTCCGCGACGGACTTGTCGAGGTCGCCGGTGAGCCCGAGACGCTCGACGTGCGTGCGCCAGTCGTCCGTGAACGCCGGATGGAGCCGGCGGTAGAAGTGGATGGTTTCCCGACCGGTGAGTTTCTCGAGGGCGAGCGCGTCCTGCAGGAGAAAACTCGTCGTGTCCGCGCGAGCCGCCGCCGGCTCGCCGAAGACGTCGATGCTACCCGCGGAGGGACGCTCGCTGCCGGCGAGACAGGACAGCAACACCGATTTGCCGACCCCGTTCGGCCCCATCAGAACGAGGAGTTCGCCGTCCTCGACCGTGAGATCGACGTCCTCGAGGACGCCCTCCTCGCCGAAGGACTTGCGGACGCCGTCGACGGTCGCGACCGGATCAGTCACGGCCACCACCCCTGGTCGTAGAGCATTCGATTCACGAGCACCGTTCCCGCGACGACTGCGAGGACGGCATAGATGGCCAGCAACGCGAGGAATCCCGGCCCGGTCGGCATCGCAGGCGGTGCGATGCCGAGCCCCGTCCAGCTCTCGGCCGGGACGAGGTGAGCGATAAGCAGTCGAGTCGGGAGCGTATTCGGGAGATAGTTCAGCACCGGGCCGTCGATCACCGATTGCGCCGGAACGGCACCGTTGATCCCGGTCAGGATGAACGTCGTGACGGCGACGAACGTGGTCGCCACCGTCGCGACCTGTTTGTTCCCCGCGGCGATCACGAACGGGATGGCGACGACCATCCAGATCAGGCAGGTCAGCACGCCGGCGACCAGGACGATCGGTATCGATTCGGGACCGCGGAGGCCGTAGGACGCGCCGGTGGCCAGCCCGGCGACCAGCGTCGCGGTGAACGCGCCCGCTGCGAGGACGATCCCGGCGGCCATTCGGCCGGTCAGTTCGGCCGACGACGAGATGGGCATCGATCGATAGGCGACGTAGCGCCGGTCTTCGAGGTCGGTCGCGAGCTGGTTTCCGAAGACGAAGAGACAGACGAACATCGACCCGAGGACACCGATTCCGATGGACGCGCTCGCATCGGCCGTGGCAGTCGTTCCGGCCCCCTGCACCGTCTGGAGCGAGTACATAAACGCGGGGAATGCGAGTACCCACAGCAGCATGATCTCGCTGTTTCGCATCTCCTGTAGACTCCGGCGGGTGAACGCGTCGGCCTGCTCGAGCCAAACGCGCCACCCCGCGTCCGCCTCCCGTTCGGTCTCGGACACGGTCTCCACTTCAGTTGCCATCGGTCTTCCGTTGCCTCTACACATCTCTGACAGATAATAGTTCATAGTGTAACGTCACGTTCCAGTACAGAGCGATTGCGGCGAATACGGCATGCTGGTAGCCCAACTGTTATGGACGCCGTTTCCGTTGGTCCGGGTATATGCAGGCAGTCCAATTCGCGGACCACGGCGACAGGGACGTCATCGAGTACGGCGAGTATCCGGACCCCGAGGTCGACCGGGACGAGGTACTGGTCGACATCAAGGCGGCCGCGCTCAACCACCTGGACATCTGGACCCGACGGGGGATGCCGGGAATCGACCTCGAGATGCCACACATCCCGGGCAGCGACGGGGCCGGCGTCGTCGAGGACGTCGGCGAGGACGTGACCCGCTTCGAGGCGGGCGATCACGTCGCGCTCTCGGCCGGCGTCGGCGACCTGCGGATGGACGATCCGACGCTCGATCCGCGCTTTCACATCATCGGCGAGCACGTCACCGGCGTCCACTCCGAGTACGCGGCGATCCCCGAGGATAACTTGATCCCCGTCCCCGACCACGTCGACTGGTCGGTCGCCGGCTCGAGCTCTCTGGTCTTCCAGACCGCCTGGCGGATGCTCATCGAGCGCGCCGACCTCGAGGCCGGCGAGTCGGTGCTCGTCCTCGGTGCGAGCGGCGGGGTCGGTCACGCCGCCCTCCAGATCGCCGACTACGCTGGCGCGGAGGTGTACGCGACCGGTAGCACCGAGGAGAAACTCGACTACGCCCGCGAGCACGGCGCGGACCACGTCTGCAACTACGAGGAGGAGGACTTCGCGGACTGGATCCTCGAGGAGACGGGTCGCCGCGGCGTCGATGTCGTCGTCGAACACGTCGGCGCGCCGACGTGGCAGAACTCGCTGAAGAGCCTGACCAAGGGCGGGCGACTCGTCACCTGCGGGGGCACCGGCGGCGGCAACCCCGAGACGGACATTCCGCGCATCTTCTGGAACCAGCTGCAGATCATCGGGTCGACGATGGCCACGCCGGATCAGGTCGACGACGTGATGGAACTCGTCTGGGACGGCACGTTCGAGCCCGCGATCCGCGAGGAACTACCGATGAGCGAGACCGCACGCGCCCACGAGATCATCGAGAACCGCGAAGGGTTCGGCAAGGTCGTCGTCCGGCCGGACAGCGAACTCTAGTCGGGAGCGACCGACGCTCGACGAACCGTTCTCGTTTCCGATCGCGTTCGGAGACGGGCGGAGGGGGAACCGTGAGTGCTTTCACTGCGCGCTCGAAACGAATCGGTAGTGAGCTCGAGCGACGACGGCGGCTACGTCCACGATCCAGCGGCGGTCGACGCCGGCGCGAACGGCGAACGGGGAGCCGACGGACCGGCCGATGGCGGGGGAGATCACGAACCGGGACACCCCGCGACGGCCGACCGGGAGTTCGACTGGCGCGGCTGGACCCTCGTCGCCGTCATCGTCTTCGCGTTTCTCGCCGCCCCGACTGCGATTTACCTCGTCCCGCCCGGTGCGGAGGGCTACCGCTTCGCGCTGTTGATCGTGCCGCTGGCACCCGCTATTTTGCTCGCGATTACGGCCGTCTGGGCGACGACGCGGCCCTGAGCACGGCTGACCGTGCGGACTGTTCGACGACGAATCGCGCGACTAGTGAAACGAAAACGGCCTAGACTTCGGCTTCGCGGACGACCTCGAGCCGGTCGAGCACTGTCGAGCCGTCGCTCACGTCCCGGTCGGGCGTCTCCTCGCGGTCGACGTACGTCGCCAGTTCGTCATAGAGGCGGTCGGCCTGTGGGCCGGTGAGTCGCTCCGTGTCGCCGTCGGCCTCGAGCGTCTCGAGCAGCTCGAGGGTCCACTCGGGCGGCAGTTCGTCGATCTCGAGGGCCTCGTCGAGGCGCTTCGAGAGGACGTGGTGGGCGACCCATTGCTCGTCTCGGGTGAGCGTGACTTCGTACGTCTCGGTTTCCGGTGGTGAGGAGCTCATATCGTCAGACGGGACCTGTCTTCGTGGTCCTCAATCTGGGCTACGAACAGGGATGTAATAAGCCTTGTTACCGCATGCCATAGCTGCGACGCGGTCGGGGGTCGTCCCGTTCGATTGAACGGTTCGTTTGCCGATCAAAAGCTACTAACAGAACCGTCTCCAGTCCACAGACAGGTGCAGTGGTAATGGATCTCGAGACGGTCTCCGAGCGGATCGCGACCGGTCGCATCGGACGCGCGGTCTCGCGACTGGTCCCCGCAACCCCCATCTGGGAGCGCGAGTGGGACGTCTGCTGCGTGCTCGACGGCTGCCGTCTCGATCTCATGCGAGAGCTGTCCGCGGCCGGGCACGACGCGCTGCCGGACCCGGACGGGGTGGACTCGCTGTGGTCGGTCGGTTCCCAGTCCGCGGAGTGGATGGACCGAACCTTCGCGCCGCGGTACCGCGAGAAGATGGCCCGGACCGCCTACGTCACCGGCAACCCCTTTTCGTCGCAGCCCTGCGAGCACATCACCGTCACGTCCGGCGACGTCCTGCCGCTCGAGGCCGACGATTTCGGCGTCTTCCACGAGGCCTGGCGCGACGAGTGGGTCGACGACGACATCTCGACGATCCCGCCAGCCCCCCTCACGGACGCCGCGATCGCAATCTGGCGGCGTCGCGAGGAGTTGGGCATCGACCGCGTGCTCGTCCACTACATGCAGCCCCACGCGCCCTTCCGGTCGGAGCCGGGGTGGTTCTTCGGTTCGGCCGACATCGAGCACTGGGGACAGTTCACCGACGGCGAGTCGTCCGCGGCGGACGACGATTTCGACCCCGACGACCTCTCGCCCGCGGAACGCGAGGCCCTCGAGGCGCTCGCCGAAGCCGAGGCCGAGAGCGACGACGGGACGGATTCGATGAACGATCCCTGGATGCGCCTGCGCGACGGCGACTTCTCGTTCGACGCGGTCTGGGCGGCCTACCGGGACAACCTCGAGTGGGTCCTCGACGACGTCTCTCGACTGCTCGCGAACTGCGACGGGCGGGTCGCGATGACCAGCGACCACGGGAACGGACTCGGCGAGTTCGGCGTCTGGTCGCACCCGCCCGGGACGCCGGTCCCCGCGCTCCGACGGGTCCCCTGGGTGGTCCGCGACGGGCAGGATCGGGAGACCTGCGATCCCGCACTTCCCGCGGGAATTCGCGAGGGCGGGGCGAGCGGTGCGGACGATGCGGACGGCGAAGAGGGTGCGGCGATCGAATCGCGCCTCGAGGCGCTGGGCTACCGATAATGGTCCCGAACACGCTCAGAGATGCGATCTACGCCGTTCGGAAGGCCCGACTGGGACTCGAGCGGCGGCGACTCGACTACGGTGAGGAAACCCGCGAGCGAGCCGAGCGGCTGGCCGCCGTGCTCCCCGCCTCGGCGGCCGAACTGCGCGAGTACGAGCGGGAGTACGAGGACCTCGAGTGGTTTCACGACACGTACGCGGACCGCGTGGCGGAGATCCACGAGGCCGGCGTGGCAACCGACACGACCCACTGGCGCGACGGGGTGACGCTGTACGTCGTCTGTCGCGCGCTCGAGGTCGAGACCGTCGTCGAAACGGGGGTGCTGTTCGGCTCGTTCGACGCGCACATTCTGGCGGCGATGTGCGAGAACGGCGGCGGGACGCTACATGCGGTCGACCTGCCCGGCGGCCCGCCGGGGCCGTTCGAGTACGGTCACCTGATCCCGGATCGGTGTCGCGACCGGTGGGAACTCCATCGGGGCGATGCGCGGGAAGTGTTGCCCGGGCTGCTCGAGCGCGTCGGCCCCCTCGATCTCTTCTTGCACGACTCGGATCACCGGCTGCCCCACATGCGATTCGAGTACGAGGCGGCGCTGGGTCACCTCGATCCCGGTGGGGTACTGGCGAGTCACGACGTGCGGCTCTCGAGGCTGTTCGATCGGTTTACCGAGGAAAACGGGTTACAGTCGTGTGTGGTCTGCGATACGGGGCTCGGGCGGCAATCACGATAGCGCTCGCCACGAACTCGTGAGGGCGGCGACGAATCGTTCGATAGACGAACGTGTTTTTTAACTATAGTCTCATAGCTGGCGTATGGACCGGAGGACGCAGACGTTTTTGGTCAGCGTGATCGGATTCATCGGTGCGGTGATTTTCCTCGGACTCTCCGTTTACCCTTTCCAGTATGGGTTCCTGGACAGTGTCCTCTTGGCAGGTGGCTTCGTCGTTCTTTCACTCGTTGCGTTCGTCCTGGACGATACAGCTATCTGATGGTGAGTAGCGCCAGTTACGACTCCCCCATTTCTTCATCCGCGCTGGCCCGGAGGTCACAGAGCACGGCGAGGCGTTCGGCGCGCTGGATGAGCAGCGCGCGTCCGGCACCCGTGAGGCCGTAGGCGGCCACCCGCTCGTCGGGGCCGTCGCGTTCGGCGAGGAGGTCGCGCCCGACGAGCGCGCGCAGGTTCGGCTCGAGTCGGGCGCGGCTGACCGTGGGATACCGGCGCTCGAGGGTCCACGTGATCCCGGAGGGGTAACAGCGCGTGCCGTCGCGCTCGCGCCGGGCGACGGCCTCGAGACAGTCGCGCTGGAAGGCGGTGAGTTCGATCCACGCGCGTCGGCCGTCCTTCGGTGGGTAGTCAGGGGGTGATGCGTCCGCTCGAGCGGGGCTTTCAAGGCCCCGCGAATCGTGGTCGGGCATGGCTTTCTGCGGGTTACGGAAGCCACGCGGGCCGGTGGTAGGGACACCGGGTCCGCATTCTCTCTCGAGGACCGATTTAGGTAGTTGTGGGTCCGTCTGGCCTCCGCAATTCGGTCAATGAGCAGACAGTACTTAGAACTAGTGCATCAAATACAGTACTAGAAAGAGCCAAACAACGCACAAATACTATCGAATCGAGCGTTCTAACACGGTGTTTCGTGTGTTCACGGTCGAATGCGACGGCCACGGGTGGACTGGATGACGCGGGCCGACGACGCGATCCTCGAGTTCCTTCTCAACGAGGGGAACCGACCCCTTATCGCGAATCCGTCCACCGTCGAGGCTAACATCGATTACAAGATCTCGCACGTGAGACGCAGACTGCGGGCACTGCAGGACGGTGGGCTCGTCGAGTACTACGACGAGGATCGTGGTCTGTATCGGATCAGTGAGCGAGGTCGAAAATATCTCGCTGGGGAGCTTGATGCGGATGCCCTCGAGCCATCATAACAAGAAAGCGTCGCAGGTGACCTCCCGCCATCTAATTTACTCGTACACACAACCCTGCTAACCTTATTTTTTGATCTTGCTAAATTGCCGATCTTGGACCTCAAACGCGCACCGCGTAAACTCTTCAGACAAAAAAGATTGGCCAACCGATAGAGTAACTTACGAGATGCACACGGCAAATCACGGTTCGTGTGCATATTCAAGAATCAGACTCTGTCAGCGTGCAACCATAGGAAGTTGAATCAATACGGTACTTCACCGTCTTCTATTCACTCAGAGGTTGGCTGAACACCGCGGTAACCACATGTGCGAATTGACCACTAAGGGTTCTCTCGGGTATGGTTCATATCTGTAGTACCGTGCTGAATAGAGAATGCGTTTACAGCTTGTCAACGAGGTTAGAATTACCTGGCACGTTGTCTCGACGGTCCAACTCGTGTCATTCCGAGTAAGAGGAATGCGGGTGGTCGGAGAGCATCTCGGCGAGTTCGGCCAGTAGTTCCTCGGCCGAATCATGGCCACGGTATCGGACGTGGTGCGTACGAGTATCGTACTCGGCCCACCCGTTCGATTCGAGCTTCGGGAGGTGGGTGTGCATTAGTTCGAGAGAGACTTGTTCGTGATCCATCTCGGGGACGCGCCGGGCAATATGCGTGGCCAAGTCCTCCACGGTGGCTGTATTCTTTGACTCGATATTCTCGAAATAGTGGATGACTTCCCGGCGGAGGTTGTGACACAATGTATTCAGCAATTGATTCATCTTCGGGGCCTTCTCCGGGTAACACCCTGTTTGAGCCATGGTATCTTCACACATGGAAGGGAGAGTAATAGTAGTTGTTCCCGGCGCTTCGAAATCGGCAGTGCCAGTTGCGAACAATTTGCTGCATACATCCTCTGTACTTACCAAAGCTACTCACCACATCGAGGCGGGTTCTCACTATCTGATCTGGAGTGAAACAGCTGCTCAGTAGGTGTGCGTACTGTTCGATGTTCTCCAGTACATGACACTCAGAGTATGCTGTCAGCATAACCGCTTATGGAGCGAGGAGATGTCTCTCCTCTATGACCGATTCGAGTAGCGACGACTTCGACCCAACAGCACCGGACCAACGGGAGATCGGCCGCGAAATGGTTGACGACAGTACGGGACTCGGTTCGGTGATGGCCCACGCCTATCGCGGAGAGATAGACCGAGTGGGAACGTGGCGACAGCGCCTCGACGAGACGACGACGTGGGCGGTGACGCTGATGGCAGCGATCTTAACGTGGGGGTTTTCGAGTACCGATAACCCACACTATATCTTGCTGATCGGGGTCGTCGTCGTCACCGTCTTTCTGGGCATCGAAGCACGGCGGTACCGGGACTACGACGTCTTTCGCTCTCGTGCTCGAGTCATCCAAGAGAACCTGTTCGCAAACGCCCTCGATCCGTCCCAAGGCACTGAAAGTCACGACTGGCGAGCGGAACTGAGCAGGGACTATCGCAGGCCGACGCTGAAAGTCTCGTTTTACGAAGCACTCGCAAACCGGCTCCGGCGTGTGTACCTTGCGCTGCTCAGTGTCCTCTTGGTCGCATGGGTCTTCAGGATTACAGCGTTCGCGCCGCGCCAAGACTGGCTGACAACCGCTGGAATCGCCCGTATCCCCGGGATTGCTGTGGTTGCCGTTGTGGGTGTGTTCTACGTCGTACTGCTGGGCGTCACCTTCTGGCCCCGCGAGCGCCATGCCAAGGGTGAATTCCGTGAAGGGGACCCGGACGACTGGAAAGAGACAGACCGATAAATCCGTTCTCTGTACTTACCGCTCAGTCACAGTCCAATCTCTCCCCTCCAAAGCGGGCCCGACAATACTCGTTATCGAGGTCCCCATCCTCTCCTACTGCTGAAGTAGCACCGTTGTACCGTCTCGAATCGGCCAACCTGACTTTTCGTTAGCGCGGCGCGCGCTCTGCGCGCCACGCAATTGCTCTGTCCCCTTAGGGGCACAGACGTGAATCTGGCACGCAATCCGTGACAATTTCCTGACTGCTCTGTTGTAACTCTACTCTGACTTTTCGCGTATCAGGACGTGCCCACCTCACTTCTCGAGTGAATCATAGACGTTCTCTTCCGCAGGGAATTCGCCGTCTTCGACCTCGGTAGCGTACGTCTCGACGGCATTGCGGATTTCCGAGTCGAGATCCGCATACTGCTTCGAGAGCGTAAACGACTCGCCACCGAGCCCCAGCATGTCGGTGAGTACGAGCACTTGTCCGTCGACGTGCCGTCCGGCACCGATACCGATGGTCGGGATATCGACCGCTTCGGTCACGGCCTTCCCGGTCTCCTCCGTCACTGTTTCGAGGACGACTGCGAACGCACCGTCCTCTTCCAATCGCTCGGCGGTTTCGACGAGCGCATCGACGGCCGCCGAACTCGAGTGATCGCGGCCCTGAACGTACCCGCCGCCGATCTGGTTCATCCGCTGTGGCGTCAGCCCGATGTGGCCTTGCACGGGAATACCGAGTTCGGTCAACCGATCGATGATCTCGATCGTCGTCTCACCACGCGGTGCCGTCTCGAGTTTCACTGCGTCGGCACCGGCCTCCTTCATGAGCCGAACGGCGTTCTCCACGGAGGATTCCATCGACTGGCCATAGCTGCCGAAGGGCATATCGCCGATAACCATCGCGTCCTCGACCGCACGGTCGACTGCCGAGGTGTTCGACAGCGCCTCCTCCATCGTAACCGGAATCGTATCCTAGTATCCGAGGTGATTGTCTCCGGCGGAATCTCCGACCAGGATCATATCGACACCACCACGGTCGACCTGACGAGCGATCGGCGCATCGTACGCGGTCAACATCGTCAGCGACTCTCCGTCACGATACTTCTCGTACAGATCTGGAATCGATGTTCGGCCCATGCTATCTGCCGCGTGCGGGGACCAATTCAAATTGATGGACAAACCACCTCAAAAAGGAGTTACGTGTCGTTCCTTTCAACGAGCTTGAACGGTCACTGGCCCTCGTCGTCGGTCCACTGGAACAGCCGCTCGAGGATCTCACGAGCGCGCTCCGTTCGTCCGACTCTCCCAGGTGCGGTCGAACCGATCGGGCCGCGAGCGGATCGCCTCGCCGAGGCGGGTTCGGGCCTCGACTGCGGAGGGGGTCTCCTATTCGACGACGACCGCTCCCTTCATCCCCTGTTGGCGATGGGGCTCGCAGACGTAGAGGTACGTCCCGGTGTCTTCGAACTGGTGTTCGAACGTGAATCCCTCCTCGTCGGTGATCTCGCTCTCGAAGACGGGTTCGTCCGCGCCGGTCGCGTCCTCGATTTCCAGTTCCTCTTCGTCTTCGGGAACGTGGACGACGTTGTGGCCGCCTCCCTCCCCGGTCCACTCCCAGACGACCGTCGCGTCCTGATCGATGCGAATCGCGGGCGGATCGAACTGGTAGCCGTCGTCTCCGGCCCCGACGTCGACCGTGACCTCGTCCTCGCCGGTCAGGTCCTCGGTCTCTTCGTAATTTTCGACGTCTTCGAACCAGTCGCCGTAATCCGGTTCTTCGTCGTCCTGGGCGCTCGCGGCGGCGCTGAAACCTCCCAGTGCGATGCTCGAGCCGATGAGTTTGATCGCCGTTCGCCGCTTCAGTCGGTCCATACTGGAACCGGCGCCGGCTATCGAGTAAAACCGAGTCCTTACGCTTGCAACGAGGTCCGCCGATCGATAGTCGCGAGGCGTACCGTCTCGACCGACGAATGGGGGACGCGAGCACCGTGTCACGCGTCCGTACTGACCGACCGGTATTCGGCGTCGCCTGGTCGCACTCCGCGAGGAGCGGGAATCGGACCCGATCACCGAGAGCCGTCGGATCGCGGTTACTCCGGTCGCGGAGCGGTGAAGAGATCGGCGGCCGGCGAGAGCCCCGAAACCGCGTCTGCGGCCAGCACCGCCGCCCCGCAGGTCCACGTCGGCCGCTCGCCCGGCCAGAACTCCTCGTCTTCGAACTGATACCCCGTCCAGAAGATCCCCTTGTCGTCCGTCCACTGGAACAGCCACTCGAGGATCTCACGAGCGCGCTCCTGACGACCCACCGCGGCCAGTGAAATCACGAGTTCGCAGGACTCGGCGACCGTCACCCACGGTTCGTCGGAGACGCACCGACAGCCGAGTCCCTCCTCGAGAAAGCGATCCATCCCGTCCTCGAGCCGGTCCCGCGCCGAATCGCCGGTCTCCACGCCACAGAGGACGGGATAGAACCAGTCCATCGCGTAGCGGGATTTGCTCTCCCAGGTGCGGTCGAACCGGTCGGGCCGCGAGCGAATCGCCTCGCCGAGATGGGTTCGGGCCTCGAGCCACCGATCGCGCCGCTCCTCGTGACCGAGTTCGTCGGCCACGGCCGCGCCGCAGGCCAGACTCTTGTAGATCGAGGCGCAGCCGGAGACCAGCGCGTCCTCGTAGACCTCGCCGTCCGCGCCGACGGTCCAGTAGACCTCGCCGGTCGGGGCCTGCCGGTCGCACGCGAATTCCAGCGCGTCCCGGACGGTCGGCCACAGCTCCTCGAGGAACTCCCGATCCTCGGTACAGAGATGGTGGTGCCAGGCGCCGACGGCGACGTAGGCGCTGCGGTGGGTCTCCTTGCGCGGCTCGTCGCCGGCGTGGGCACCGTCGTCGCCGTCGTCGGGCTCGCCGTAGGTCGCCCAGAGCGCGCCGTCGTCGTGCTGGGCGTCGGCCACCCAGCGGTACGCGCGGCGAGCGGCCTCGTGGCGGCCGCCGACGGAGAGCCCCATCGCGCTCTCGACGTGATCCCAGGGGTCGGCCGGGCCGTCGGGATACCAGAGAATGAGCCCGTCCGACCGCTGCACGCGCTCGATGTAGTCCACCGCGGGCTCGAGCCCCCAGTCGGTCAGCGACTCTCCCGACGACACGTTGCTCACGACCGCCCCTCCAGCTCGAAGTAGTAGACGACGCTCTTGCCGAGCACGGGATCGAGCGCCCGCTCGAGCAGCCGGACCGGCCGCGGCGATTCCATGACGTCCCACTCGAGGAAGCGGTCGTAGGCCCGCAGCGGGAGCGGCGGCTCGCCCCGCTCGTCGCGCTCGCGCCAGAGACACTTGAGCCACCAGTAGGGGGCGTGCAGCGCGTGGGCGAAGTGGCCGTCGACGCGCCGGAACCCGCGGCGCTCGATGGCCGCCCGTAGCTCCTCCCGATCGAAGATTCGGACGTGGCCGCCCTCGACCTCGTGGTACTCGTCCGACAGCGCCCAGCAGACCCGCTCGGGACCCGCTCGAGGGACGCTCACCGCGAGCGTCCCGCCCGGCGCGCAAACCCGCCGAAGCTCGTCCACCGCCGCCTCGTAGTCGGGGACGTGCTCGAGCACTTCGGTACAGCAGACGACGTCGAACGCGCCGTCTTCGAAGGGCAGTCTGAGTGCGTCCCCCGAGAGAAAGGTGACCGTCACGTCGGATAGTTCGGCGATGTACTCCTCGTAATCGTCCTGTGCGGCCGCCAGGCTCTCCCGCTCGAGGTCGAGCCCCACGACTTCCGCGACGTTCTCGAGGGCGGCGGCGTGGACGTGTCGACCCTCGCCGCAGCCGACGTCGAGGACGCGCATCCCCGGCGTCATCGTCACGCGGTCGAAATCGATCGTCTCCATCTCAGTCCCCCTGTTCGCGCGCTTCGATAGCGGTGCGGTACGTCTGCACGGTCTCCCGGGCGGCCCGCTCCCAGTCGAACTCCGCGACGATTCGCTCTCGTCCCCGCTCGCCCAGTCGACGGCGGCGGTCGTCGTCCTCGAGCAGGTCGCGAACGGCGTCGGCCAGCGCGTCCGAATCGCCCGGTTCGACGAGGACGCCGGCGTCGCCGACCACTTCGGGGAGCCCCCCGCCGGTGGTCGCGACGACCGGGACGCCACAGGCCAGCGCCTCGCCGGCCGGGAGGCCAAAGCCCTCGTAGATCGAGGGGACCACGGCGACGTCGACGCTCCCGTAGAGTTCGACCATCCGCTCGTAGCTGATCTCGCTGTGGGTTTCGATCGCGTCCGAGAGCCCCAGTTCCGAGACGAGGCGTTCGCAGTCGCCGCCCTCGTCGAACTCGCCGACGACGACGAGTTCGGCGTCGATCGTCTCGCGGACGGCCGCGAA containing:
- a CDS encoding class I SAM-dependent methyltransferase; the protein is METIDFDRVTMTPGMRVLDVGCGEGRHVHAAALENVAEVVGLDLERESLAAAQDDYEEYIAELSDVTVTFLSGDALRLPFEDGAFDVVCCTEVLEHVPDYEAAVDELRRVCAPGGTLAVSVPRAGPERVCWALSDEYHEVEGGHVRIFDREELRAAIERRGFRRVDGHFAHALHAPYWWLKCLWRERDERGEPPLPLRAYDRFLEWDVMESPRPVRLLERALDPVLGKSVVYYFELEGRS